Proteins from one Telopea speciosissima isolate NSW1024214 ecotype Mountain lineage chromosome 1, Tspe_v1, whole genome shotgun sequence genomic window:
- the LOC122647473 gene encoding uncharacterized WD repeat-containing protein C2A9.03-like isoform X3: protein MQNYSVMHWSPLLRRGKEVLNVAGPIVPSLKSPGSLAQSLSRVQISTMAVKDNLMVAGGFQGELICKFLNRSGVIFGTKITNDENAITNAVDIYHSSNGSTRVMTANNDAQVRVFDTDTFACLNHFSFEWSVNNTSVSPDGKLLAVLGDSADCLIADAQSGKVVGNLKGHLDYSFSSAWHPDGRILATGNQDTTCRLWDVRKLSESLDVLKGRMGAIRAVKFTSDGRFMAMAEPADFVHIYDSRSGYRKAQEIDLFGEIAGISFSPDTEALFVGVADRTYGSLLEFNRRHCDQYLDSI, encoded by the exons ATGCAGAATTACTCTGTCATGCATTGGTCGCCCCTTCTCAGGAGGGGCAAGGAAGTACTCAATGTAGCTGGACCAATTGTGCCCTCCCTG AAATCTCCTGGATCTTTGGCTCAATCCCTGTCAAGAGTGCAAATCAGCACCATGGCTGTTAAAGACAACCTAATGGTTGCAGGTGGTTTCCAGGGAGAGCTTATCTGTAAG TTTCTTAATCGTTCAGGAGTCATCTTTGGCACAAAAATCACAAATGATGAGAATGCGATCACCAATGCAGTGGATATCTACCACAGTTCCAA TGGCTCAACTAGAGTCATGACTGCAAACAATGATGCACAAGTGCGAGTATTTGACACCGACACTTTTGCTTGCCTGAATCATTTCTCTTTCGAATGGTCTGTAAAT AACACATCTGTTAGTCCAGATGGTAAGTTGCTTGCTGTTCTAGGGGATAGTGCAGATTGCCTGATTGCTGATGCTCAATCTGGGAAA GTGGTTGGAAATCTCAAAGGACACCTGGACTATTCATTTTCATCAGCATGGCATCCGGATGGCCGGATTCTGGCCACTGGGAACCAGGATACAACATGCAGGCTCTGGGATGTAAGGAAATTGTCCGAGTCTCTGGACGTCCTAAAGGGGCGAATGGGGGCAATTAGGGCTGTGAAGTTCACCTCCGATGGACGGTTCATGGCAATGGCAGAGCCAGCCGACTTTGTTCATATCTATGATTCCCGTTCTGGGTATAGAAAGGCACAGGAGATTGATCTGTTTGGGGAGATAGCTGGCATATCATTTAGCCCTGATACAGAGGCTCTCTTTGTTGGGGTAGCTGATCGCACCTATGGGAGTCTACTAGAGTTCAATCGAAGGCATTGTGACCAGTATCTGGACTCCATCTGA
- the LOC122647473 gene encoding uncharacterized WD repeat-containing protein C2A9.03-like isoform X2, whose amino-acid sequence MLRNLLWATSKHDVYLMQNYSVMHWSPLLRRGKEVLNVAGPIVPSLKSPGSLAQSLSRVQISTMAVKDNLMVAGGFQGELICKFLNRSGVIFGTKITNDENAITNAVDIYHSSNGSTRVMTANNDAQVRVFDTDTFACLNHFSFEWSVNNTSVSPDGKLLAVLGDSADCLIADAQSGKVVGNLKGHLDYSFSSAWHPDGRILATGNQDTTCRLWDVRKLSESLDVLKGRMGAIRAVKFTSDGRFMAMAEPADFVHIYDSRSGYRKAQEIDLFGEIAGISFSPDTEALFVGVADRTYGSLLEFNRRHCDQYLDSI is encoded by the exons CTGAGAAATCTATTGTGGGCAACATCAAAACATGATGTATACCTGATGCAGAATTACTCTGTCATGCATTGGTCGCCCCTTCTCAGGAGGGGCAAGGAAGTACTCAATGTAGCTGGACCAATTGTGCCCTCCCTG AAATCTCCTGGATCTTTGGCTCAATCCCTGTCAAGAGTGCAAATCAGCACCATGGCTGTTAAAGACAACCTAATGGTTGCAGGTGGTTTCCAGGGAGAGCTTATCTGTAAG TTTCTTAATCGTTCAGGAGTCATCTTTGGCACAAAAATCACAAATGATGAGAATGCGATCACCAATGCAGTGGATATCTACCACAGTTCCAA TGGCTCAACTAGAGTCATGACTGCAAACAATGATGCACAAGTGCGAGTATTTGACACCGACACTTTTGCTTGCCTGAATCATTTCTCTTTCGAATGGTCTGTAAAT AACACATCTGTTAGTCCAGATGGTAAGTTGCTTGCTGTTCTAGGGGATAGTGCAGATTGCCTGATTGCTGATGCTCAATCTGGGAAA GTGGTTGGAAATCTCAAAGGACACCTGGACTATTCATTTTCATCAGCATGGCATCCGGATGGCCGGATTCTGGCCACTGGGAACCAGGATACAACATGCAGGCTCTGGGATGTAAGGAAATTGTCCGAGTCTCTGGACGTCCTAAAGGGGCGAATGGGGGCAATTAGGGCTGTGAAGTTCACCTCCGATGGACGGTTCATGGCAATGGCAGAGCCAGCCGACTTTGTTCATATCTATGATTCCCGTTCTGGGTATAGAAAGGCACAGGAGATTGATCTGTTTGGGGAGATAGCTGGCATATCATTTAGCCCTGATACAGAGGCTCTCTTTGTTGGGGTAGCTGATCGCACCTATGGGAGTCTACTAGAGTTCAATCGAAGGCATTGTGACCAGTATCTGGACTCCATCTGA